Proteins encoded together in one Impatiens glandulifera chromosome 1, dImpGla2.1, whole genome shotgun sequence window:
- the LOC124920339 gene encoding L-ascorbate oxidase homolog: MPRNLSAIVTFFIVFQIFATVFVNADSPYRFFDWNVTYGNIYPLGVPQQGILINGQFPGPDIYSVTNDNVIINVFNSLDEPFLLSWNGIQNRRNSYEDGVIGTTCPIPPGKNFTYILQMKDQIGSFYYFPSLAFHKAAGAFGGIRILSRPFIPVPFPDPADDFTVLIGDWYKTKNHTNLRTILDRGKKLPLPDSILVNGRGPNAASFNVQQGKTYRLRISNVGLQNSLNFRIQNHTMKLVEVEGTHTIQNNYSSLDIHVGQSYSVLITADQPPRDYSIVVSSRFTSKVITTTAILHYSNSAGPAPGPLPGGPTIQIDWSLNQARSIRTNLTASGPRPNPQGSYHYGMINTTRTIRLANSAGPVNGKQRYAVNSVSFVGTDTPLKVADYFKIDGVFRVGSISDKPPGGGLFLDPSVMSVDYRSFIEIVFENKEVIVQSWHVSGYSFFVVGMDGGTWSPASRNGYNLHDAIARSTIQVYPKSWTAIYVSLDNVGMWNIRSEFWARQYLGQQFYMRVYTTSTSLRDEYPIPKNALLCGKASGRHTRSL; the protein is encoded by the exons ATGCCGCGTAATTTATCCGCCATTGTTACCTTCTTCATCGTCTTCCAAATTTTCGCCACCGTTTTCGTAAATGCAGACAGTCCTTATAGATTCTTCGACTGGAATGTCACTTACGGAAACATCTATCCTCTCGGCGTTCCTCAACAG GGAATTCTCATCAACGGACAGTTCCCTGGACCTGACATTTATTCCGTCACAAATGACAATGTAATCATCAACGTCTTCAATAGTTTGGACGAACCTTTTCTCCTCTCCTG GAATGGAATTCAAAACAGGAGGAATTCATATGAAGATGGAGTTATTGGAACTACCTGTCCGATACCTCCTGGAAAGAACTTCACCTATATTCTTCAAATGAAGGATCAAATAGGAAGTTTCTATTACTTTCCTTCTCTCGCTTTCCACAAGGCTGCCGGTGCTTTTGGAGGAATTCGAATCCTCAGCCGTCCTTTCATTCCGGTTCCGTTTCCAGATCCCGCCGATGATTTTACCGTCCTCATCGGTGACTGGTATAAGACGAAGAATCACACG AATTTGAGAACTATACTGGATCGAGGCAAGAAATTACCTCTTCCTGATTCCATCCTCGTTAATGGCCGTGGCCCTAACGCCGCCTCTTTCAACGTTCAACAAG GGAAAACATACAGGCTTAGGATATCGAACGTTGGCTTACAAAATTCGCTCAATTTCCGCATCCAAAACCACACAATGAAGCTAGTAGAAGTTGAAGGAACACACACTATACAGAACAACTATTCATCTCTCGATATCCATGTAGGCCAGTCTTATTCAGTTCTCATTACAGCAGATCAACCTCCTCGCGACTATTCCATTGTCGTTTCTTCAAGATTCACGTCTAAAGTCATCACAACCACAGCCATTCTTCATTACAGCAACTCAGCAGGGCCAGCCCCTGGTCCTCTCCCAGGAGGACCCACAATCCAAATCGACTGGTCTCTCAACCAAGCACGTTCAATTAGGACTAATCTAACCGCAAGTGGACCAAGACCCAATCCACAAGGGTCTTACCATTACGGTATGATAAACACAACAAGAACTATTAGATTAGCTAACTCAGCCGGGCCTGTGAATGGAAAACAGAGGTATGCTGTCAACAGTGTATCTTTTGTTGGGACGGATACACCGTTGAAAGTCGCTGATTATTTCAAGATTGATGGAGTTTTTCGAGTTGGAAGCATATCAGATAAACCTCCTGGCGGTGGGTTATTCTTGGATCCATCTGTTATGAGTGTGGATTACAGATCTTTCATCGAaattgtttttgaaaacaaGGAAGTCATTGTTCAAAGCTGGCATGTCTCTGGATACTCTTTCTTTGTTGTAGG GATGGATGGAGGGACATGGTCACCAGCGAGTAGAAATGGATACAATCTTCATGATGCTATTGCACGTAGTACTATTCAGGTATACCCGAAATCGTGGACAGCTATTTATGTATCTTTAGACAATGTGGGAATGTGGAACATTAGATCAGAGTTTTGGGCAAGACAATATTTAGGACAACAATTTTATATGCGTGTGTACACGACTTCAACATCTTTACGCGATGAGTATCCGATCCCGAAGAATGCTCTTCTTTGTGGAAAGGCGAGTGGAAGACATACAAGATCCCTTTGA
- the LOC124912481 gene encoding uncharacterized protein LOC124912481 → MVAKFRRSLSFPNNNNQTSSKPTKTLHVRSTSLPCRSHHPIISLLKDQINDLKSSSSSSSSTIPNILCHRLTQLKTIHESLEDLLHLPQTKDSLRNQFNNYENLLEDFLHFLDVYGTFQTLLLSLKQQLSSTQVAIRSKNIKFEDYIKTLKKLAKKISGLSSTIRLAGADNQSGDTELGEVIRDVKEVTITVSIALFSGVSKPFLPEKKGWRFGLRLNKRVKIDHHQEICLMGLLRKKGEELQVKMVLKRMHELENWIDEIESFSEKIYRSLINTRVSLLNVLTN, encoded by the coding sequence ATGGTGGCCAAATTCCGTCGATCACTTTCCTTccccaacaacaacaaccaaacaTCATCAAAACCCACAAAAACCCTCCACGTCAGATCGACAAGTCTCCCCTGCAGATCTCATCACCCAATAATCTCTCTTCTCAAAGATCAAATCAACGATCTCaaatcatcttcatcatcttcttcttcaacaatcCCCAATATACTCTGTCACAGATTAACCCAACTCAAAACCATCCACGAATCACTCGAAGATCTCCTCCACCTCCCCCAAACAAAAGATTCACTTCGCAACCAATTCAATAACTACGAGAATCTTCTAGAAGACTTCCTCCACTTTCTCGACGTTTACGGAACCTTCCAAACCCTTCTCCTCTCTCTAAAACAACAACTTTCCTCCACCCAAGTCGCCATTCGATCtaaaaacatcaaatttgaaGATTACATCAAAACCCTCAAGAAACTTGCCAAAAAAATCTCTGGCCTTTCCTCCACTATCCGATTAGCCGGCGCCGATAATCAATCCGGCGATACAGAGCTGGGTGAAGTCATAAGGGATGTTAAGGAGGTGACGATTACGGTTTCGATTGCCCTGTTTAGCGGCGTTTCGAAACCGTTCTTGCCGGAGAAGAAGGGGTGGAGATTTGGATTGAGATTGAACAAAAGGGTGAAGATAGATCATCATCAGGAAATTTGTTTAATGGGATTATTGAGAAAGAAAGGGGAGGAATTACAAGTGAAGATGGTTTTGAAAAGGATGCATGAATTGGAGAATTGGATTGATGAGATTGAGAGTTTTAGTGAGAAGATATACAGGAGTTTGATTAATACAAGAGTGtcattattaaatgttttaactAATTAG